Proteins encoded within one genomic window of Gallus gallus isolate bGalGal1 chromosome 1, bGalGal1.mat.broiler.GRCg7b, whole genome shotgun sequence:
- the RGN gene encoding regucalcin isoform X2: MSSVKIECVGSDRYRLGESPVWDEKENSLLCVDITGRKVCRWDAASGQVQAVSVDAPVSSVALRKSGDYVITLGTRFAALKWKEQLVTTIAQVDRDKANNRFNDGKVDPAGRYFAGTMAEEIRPAVLERRQGSLYTLCPDHSVVKHFDQVDISNGLDWSLDHKTFFYIDSLSYSVDAFDYDLQTGKIGNRRSVYKLEKEESIPDGMCIDTEGKLWVACYDGGRVIRLDPETGKRIQTVKLPVDKTTSCCFGGKDYSEMYVTSASDGMDREWLSRQPQAGGVFKITGLGVKGIPPYPFAG, encoded by the exons ATGTCGTCCGTTAAGATCGAGTGCGTCGGGAGTGACCGCTACAGGCTCGGGGAGTCCCCGGTGTGGGACGAGAAGGAGAACTCGCTGCTGTGCGTGGACATCACGGGCAGGAAGGTCTGCCGCTGGGATGCGGCCAGCGGGCAGGTGCAGGCTGTGTCCGTGG ATGCTCCTGTGAGCTCTGTGGCTCTTCGGAAGTCGGGGGATTATGTCATCACGCTGGGAACCAGGTTTGCTgctttgaaatggaaagagCAGTTGGTAACCACCATTGCTCAGGTGGACAGAGATAAAGCAAACAACCGATTCAACGATGGGAAAGTAGATCCTGCAGGGAGGTATTTTGCAG GTACGATGGCTGAAGAGATTCGACCCGCAGTGCTGGAGAGACGCCAGGGCTCCCTCTACACGCTCTGCCCTGACCACTCTGTGGTGAAGCACTTTGATCAGGTGGACATTTCCAATGGGCTGGACTGGTCGCTGGATCACAAAACCTTCTTTTACATTGACAGCTTGTCCTACTCAGTGGATGCCTTTGATTATGACCTCCAAACTGGAAAAATTG GCAACCGTAGGAGTGTATacaaactggaaaaagaggagagcATTCCTGATGGGATGTGCATTGATACAGAAGGCAAACTCTGGGTAGCTTGCTACGATGGTGGGAGAGTGATTCGCCTTGATCCTGAGACAG gaaaaagAATCCAGACGGTGAAGCTTCCTGTTGACAAGACAACTTCCTGCTGCTTTGGAGGAAAGGATTATTCAGAGATGTATGTGACTTCTGCCAGCGACGGGATGGATAGAGAGTGGCTCTCCCGGCAGCCGCAGGCTGGTGGGGTTTTCAAG ATCACTGGGCTTGGTGTGAAAGGAATCCCGCCATATCCATTTGCGGGTTAG
- the RGN gene encoding regucalcin isoform X1: MFSQGMSSVKIECVGSDRYRLGESPVWDEKENSLLCVDITGRKVCRWDAASGQVQAVSVDAPVSSVALRKSGDYVITLGTRFAALKWKEQLVTTIAQVDRDKANNRFNDGKVDPAGRYFAGTMAEEIRPAVLERRQGSLYTLCPDHSVVKHFDQVDISNGLDWSLDHKTFFYIDSLSYSVDAFDYDLQTGKIGNRRSVYKLEKEESIPDGMCIDTEGKLWVACYDGGRVIRLDPETGKRIQTVKLPVDKTTSCCFGGKDYSEMYVTSASDGMDREWLSRQPQAGGVFKITGLGVKGIPPYPFAG, from the exons ATGTTCTCCCAAG GCATGTCGTCCGTTAAGATCGAGTGCGTCGGGAGTGACCGCTACAGGCTCGGGGAGTCCCCGGTGTGGGACGAGAAGGAGAACTCGCTGCTGTGCGTGGACATCACGGGCAGGAAGGTCTGCCGCTGGGATGCGGCCAGCGGGCAGGTGCAGGCTGTGTCCGTGG ATGCTCCTGTGAGCTCTGTGGCTCTTCGGAAGTCGGGGGATTATGTCATCACGCTGGGAACCAGGTTTGCTgctttgaaatggaaagagCAGTTGGTAACCACCATTGCTCAGGTGGACAGAGATAAAGCAAACAACCGATTCAACGATGGGAAAGTAGATCCTGCAGGGAGGTATTTTGCAG GTACGATGGCTGAAGAGATTCGACCCGCAGTGCTGGAGAGACGCCAGGGCTCCCTCTACACGCTCTGCCCTGACCACTCTGTGGTGAAGCACTTTGATCAGGTGGACATTTCCAATGGGCTGGACTGGTCGCTGGATCACAAAACCTTCTTTTACATTGACAGCTTGTCCTACTCAGTGGATGCCTTTGATTATGACCTCCAAACTGGAAAAATTG GCAACCGTAGGAGTGTATacaaactggaaaaagaggagagcATTCCTGATGGGATGTGCATTGATACAGAAGGCAAACTCTGGGTAGCTTGCTACGATGGTGGGAGAGTGATTCGCCTTGATCCTGAGACAG gaaaaagAATCCAGACGGTGAAGCTTCCTGTTGACAAGACAACTTCCTGCTGCTTTGGAGGAAAGGATTATTCAGAGATGTATGTGACTTCTGCCAGCGACGGGATGGATAGAGAGTGGCTCTCCCGGCAGCCGCAGGCTGGTGGGGTTTTCAAG ATCACTGGGCTTGGTGTGAAAGGAATCCCGCCATATCCATTTGCGGGTTAG
- the RGN gene encoding regucalcin isoform X3: MFSQGMSSVKIECVGSDRYRLGESPVWDEKENSLLCVDITGRKVCRWDAASGQVQAVSVDAPVSSVALRKSGDYVITLGTRFAALKWKEQLVTTIAQVDRDKANNRFNDGKVDPAGRYFAGTMAEEIRPAVLERRQGSLYTLCPDHSVVKHFDQVDISNGLDWSLDHKTFFYIDSLSYSVDAFDYDLQTGKIGNRRSVYKLEKEESIPDGMCIDTEGKLWVACYDGGRVIRLDPETEFPISRLLFCSFNTSLNSVLL; this comes from the exons ATGTTCTCCCAAG GCATGTCGTCCGTTAAGATCGAGTGCGTCGGGAGTGACCGCTACAGGCTCGGGGAGTCCCCGGTGTGGGACGAGAAGGAGAACTCGCTGCTGTGCGTGGACATCACGGGCAGGAAGGTCTGCCGCTGGGATGCGGCCAGCGGGCAGGTGCAGGCTGTGTCCGTGG ATGCTCCTGTGAGCTCTGTGGCTCTTCGGAAGTCGGGGGATTATGTCATCACGCTGGGAACCAGGTTTGCTgctttgaaatggaaagagCAGTTGGTAACCACCATTGCTCAGGTGGACAGAGATAAAGCAAACAACCGATTCAACGATGGGAAAGTAGATCCTGCAGGGAGGTATTTTGCAG GTACGATGGCTGAAGAGATTCGACCCGCAGTGCTGGAGAGACGCCAGGGCTCCCTCTACACGCTCTGCCCTGACCACTCTGTGGTGAAGCACTTTGATCAGGTGGACATTTCCAATGGGCTGGACTGGTCGCTGGATCACAAAACCTTCTTTTACATTGACAGCTTGTCCTACTCAGTGGATGCCTTTGATTATGACCTCCAAACTGGAAAAATTG GCAACCGTAGGAGTGTATacaaactggaaaaagaggagagcATTCCTGATGGGATGTGCATTGATACAGAAGGCAAACTCTGGGTAGCTTGCTACGATGGTGGGAGAGTGATTCGCCTTGATCCTGAGACAG agTTCCCAATATCGAGGTTGCTATTCTGCTCTTTCAACACTTCACTGAACAGCGTGTTACTGTAA